The Halovulum dunhuangense genome includes the window CCGGCGGTCTTGATGACCTGCGCGTTCAGGCCGTAGCGTTCGTAGAAGCCCATGGGCTGGGCCATGATGATCGGTGTCGCGCAGGTGATCGGCACGAAGCCGATGTTGAGGTCGGGCTTCTCGGGCGGGCCAAGCTCGTCCAGGATGGCGGCCTTGACCTTGTCGAGCGGCAGGACCGAGGCCAGCGCAGCGGCAAAGGTGGTCCCGCCCACCATTCCCATGAAGGAGCGGCGGTTCAGTTCGTTATGGCCGAAGACCGAGCGCACGATGGCGCTTTCGACGGCGCGCTCGAGCATTGCCTCGCGGCTGGCATCGGCGGCGTGGACATGGGCCGCGGCGGTCGCGCGGCAATCGCCGCAGCCGCACTCGGCGCCGTGTCGCAGATCGGTTTCGGGCTTGAACGGATCTCCAAGGCTCTTGATCGGCATGATGGCCCCCTGTTGTTTGCGTCTGCTCAAAAGCTAGACGGGCAGTGGGCCTGGAACAAAGCTGGCAGGGTAAATCGTTGACCCCTATTTTCCTGTAGCTTTTCAATGCATTAACCATCACACCCGGCAATGCTGAGTTGCGATATTTCATAAATTACGAATTTTCGTTGCCCGCGCGACATGCCACAGGCATCCTGTCCCCATGCCGGAACCCGCCGATTCACTGATCGCCCATTCGCCCTGCGCCGCGCTTCTGATCGAGCCGGGGCAGGACCGCATCCGCGCCGCGAACATGCTGGCCGTGAAGCTGCTCAAGGAAGATCCCTGTGGCCGCCCCTTCGCCGGCTACCTGCGGCGGCGTGTGCCCGACCTGATCGTCTTTGCCGACGCGGTCGCGCATTACGGCCAGCACTGGACCCGGGGGCTGGACCTGCACGACGCCACGGGCGCCCCGCTGCGGGTAGAGGTCCGGGGCCGGCTGATGACCGAGGGCGCGGAGACATTGCTCCTGCTGGTGCTGATCGATCTCGAGGAGATGGAGGCGCATACCCAGATCGCCGAGGCCGCCAGCATACAGAGCGCGGGGATCCTGGAATGGCAGCGCACCCAGGCCTTCTTTCGCGAGCTGGAGATGGAGAACCAGCTGATCCTGAACGCGGCGGGCGAAGGGATCTACGGGGTGAACGCGGAAGGAAAGACCACCTTCGTGAACCGCGCCGCGCAGGAAATGCTGGGCTGGACCAGCGAAGATCTGCTGGGCCGGGACATTCACACGATGATCCACCACCACCACCTGAACGGCGATGTCTACCCCTCGCGCGAGTGCCCGATCTACCAGTCGTTCCGCTACGAGCAGGTGAACCGGATCGAGAACGAGGTGTTCTGGCGCAAGGACGGCAAGCCGATCCAGGTCGAATACGTCTCGACCCCGATCTACGACAACCAGGTGCTGGCCGGTGCGGTCGTGATCTTCCGCGACATCACCGAGCGCAAGGAGAACGAGCGCCGCCTGCGCGAGGCGCTGGACGAGGTGGCGGCGCTGCGCGACCGGCTGGAGCAGGAGAACGCCTATCTGCAGGAAGAGATCATCACCGAGCGGGCGCATCACGACATCATCGGTGCGGCCCCCGCGATACGGCAGCTCAGGACCCAGATCGACCTGGTGGCGCGAACCGACGCGAACGTGCTGATCACGGGCGAATCGGGCACCGGGAAGTCGCTGGTCGCCTCGGCCGTTCACAAGGCGAGCGACCGGCGGCGGAGGGCGCTGATCCGGGTGAAATGCGGGGCGCTTTCCCCGGACGGGGTCGAAAGCGAGTTGTTCGGCCATGTGCGCGGCGCCTTTACCGGCGCGCTGCGGGACAGGCCGGGCATGCTGGAACTCGCCCATGGCGGGACGCTGTTCCTGGACGAGGTGGCCGAGATCCCGCTGGAACACCAGGGCCGCCTGCTGACAGCGCTTCAGGAACGCGCCGTCGTGCGGATAGGAGAGGAGCGGCCGCGCGCGGTGGACCTGCGGATCATCGCCTCGTCGAGCCGCAACCTGGAGCGGGAGGTGTCGGCCGGGCGGTTCCGCGAGGATCTGTATTTTTTCCTCGCCGTGTTTCCCATCGCCTGCACGCCCCTGCGCGAACGGCCCGAGGACATCCCGCAACTCGCGGCGCATTTCCTGAAACTGGCCTGCGGCCGGCTGAACCGCACGGAGCCGGTGATCACCCAGGGCACGATCCGGTCGCTGATGCAGTATCACTGGCCCGGCAACGTCCGCGAACTGGAGAACGTGATCGAGCGCGGGGCCATCGTGTCCACGGGGGGCAAGCTGGTGGTCGACGTCCAGGGACCGGCCGTCCCTGCGCAGGGCACCGCGGGGCCCGCGACGATCCTGACCGACCAGGATCTGCGCCAGCTCGAGGTGGCGAACCTGATTTCCTGCCTGCGCGAGACGGGGGGCAAGGTGTTCGGCCCGGACGGGGCGGCGGCGATCCTGGGCGTACGGCCGACGACGCTTTACTCGCGGATCCGGAAGTACGGGATCGAGTCGCGGGACTGGGGTGGTGTTTGAGTTTGGTGTGGCTCGGGGTCAGGCGCCGTTGGTTGACACGGGGCGTCGGGGTTCTGTGTCTGCAATGTCACGCTCGTCGGGACACTCGCCGCGATCCTCGCCTTCGCCCAAAACGCAAACGCCGCCCGTGAGGGCGGCGTCTTGTGGTTTGGTTATGCTGAGAGAT containing:
- a CDS encoding sigma-54 interaction domain-containing protein — protein: MPEPADSLIAHSPCAALLIEPGQDRIRAANMLAVKLLKEDPCGRPFAGYLRRRVPDLIVFADAVAHYGQHWTRGLDLHDATGAPLRVEVRGRLMTEGAETLLLLVLIDLEEMEAHTQIAEAASIQSAGILEWQRTQAFFRELEMENQLILNAAGEGIYGVNAEGKTTFVNRAAQEMLGWTSEDLLGRDIHTMIHHHHLNGDVYPSRECPIYQSFRYEQVNRIENEVFWRKDGKPIQVEYVSTPIYDNQVLAGAVVIFRDITERKENERRLREALDEVAALRDRLEQENAYLQEEIITERAHHDIIGAAPAIRQLRTQIDLVARTDANVLITGESGTGKSLVASAVHKASDRRRRALIRVKCGALSPDGVESELFGHVRGAFTGALRDRPGMLELAHGGTLFLDEVAEIPLEHQGRLLTALQERAVVRIGEERPRAVDLRIIASSSRNLEREVSAGRFREDLYFFLAVFPIACTPLRERPEDIPQLAAHFLKLACGRLNRTEPVITQGTIRSLMQYHWPGNVRELENVIERGAIVSTGGKLVVDVQGPAVPAQGTAGPATILTDQDLRQLEVANLISCLRETGGKVFGPDGAAAILGVRPTTLYSRIRKYGIESRDWGGV